GATATCCAAACACTCACCTGAAGATACatcctctttttttctaatCATGTGGTCTTTAGTAAATTTCACTCGCTGATGAGCTTCTATGCAAGTCTTGCACAACCATTCCCCACACTCGACACAAAACCCAACAGCACTAGCGTTATCTTCACAGCTTGTGCACACCTGCAAAGGGAAATAAGGTCAGCTGCCATCATTTTCCTGGAAAGCATTAACATacacaaggaaaagaaaccagcaCGGGAATCCTGGCAAGCAGAAAAGCACCGTACCTGTTCTGATTTCTCATCAGAGCTGCTTGGTGTTTCTGATGTGTCTTTTACAAAGTAGTTATCCACCAGATCTATCTGCCTGCATTCTTGGCGGCATATTGGACATCTGATTACCCCCACTGGAAAACACAAAACGTTTCTTAGTTATCATCCTGCAGCAAATCACAATGCAACTTAACAATGCAAACACAAAATGTTGTTAACGTACAGCTGACAGCAAACAGGGAAGCTGCCATTCTTGGCCAGGCCTGCACTGAGCACCAGGCCCAGCGTGACACCCGTGGGCCTCAGCAACCCGTGTGCTGCCATCCTCCTTAAGGACACTGACTGTAAAGAAACTGCTTAGGTTTTTCCTGTTGATGTTTATGACCTCAATTAGAGCCAGCCCCAAACTCCACCAAACCATCCAGGAGCAATCCAACTTCCTCACCCCTCAATGCTGTTAGAGCGAACCCCATTTCAGACACCTGTTCTTAAAGACAGGTTGGTTTGGGCTGAAACGCGTCAGACTGGTTTCCAAAACAGAAGCATTAAGTTAATAATGAGTAAGTTCAAAACCCTTTCAGATGTTTGCATTGCCATAACGATGATAAAACTTCACAGCTCAGGAAATATTGGCAAGCACTTGTGCAATCCAGCAACTCAAACTTCCCTTCTGTGCTCACCCTTGGCACGTAGCAGCCCGCAGAGCAATGAACGCTTGCCATGCTCAGGGGCTGACAGCATCCATGGCAGTGACTGCAGGTGCAAAGCACCCACTTCTATTGGGAATTTAAGTGCTCCGTGTGTTCCTAAAGATGCAATAGTTATAAACTTTCCTTAGTGAAAACAATCACTGTCCAACTCCATTCAAGTGATAAGTCACATTTGTGTGGCTGTAATATCATTTTTATCTCCCCTCCCTTCCAAAGCTGATTAAAAATAGTTCCTGCATAATTTAAGATGTAATTTAATACGGTGTTTCCAAACCCTGGGTACAGGATTGAATTCAGCATCTCAATTTATGCTACATGTTGCAGCGCTCAGCactgaatgtatttttccttgCGTTACACATCTATACTGACTGATCTGCTGTTTTCTTGGCCTTTCTGAAAGCACCTGGTAGCTCTTTTTTAGGCTTCAACCCTAATGAAGGCTGTCCACGTTGTGACACTCACAAGGGGTTGGAGAACCACACATTCTCTCTACTGACCTCACCTTAAGAGAGCGTAAACAACAACCTCAGCAAAGCAGTGAGCCCTCATAATAACCACTCtgtgcaggaaaagcagcagctctggatgGGTAAGAAAGTCATCCTACAGCCCCACTGTGAGGCCTCTAACTTAAAAATAAGGGTTTTAAATACTgcgattaaaaaaaaaattccaagaGCATTTTCTTATGGGTTTCTATTCAACCTAAGAGAAAGGACACAGTCGGACAGATGAAACTTCAGGCATTGAGAAATCACCTTTCCACCAAATCAAGTGCACGAACCAATGACCTAAAACTGCTCCATGGGGACCCGACTCACACTCAAGCAGCTTTCGCAGTTATCAGCCAATAAATACGCGTATTTATAACTTTAAGTACTTAGGGATAAAAATCTGATACTAATTAAGAAAACAACTTGATAGGAAACTATCAAAAGAACCAGTAATTTTCCATAGCAATTGTGATTCGCTTATGTAGGTGCAggcacacagaaaaacagcaggaaaacatgGATGCTTGCAGAATAGTACAGCACAGAGATGGCCTCTGACTGCCCATAACCCACTACAGGAACAGCTACGCATACTGTTCTCCAATGATTCCTTCACAAAGAAGCATCTGCTCACAGCTAAGGATGCTACAGATGTGGAAGTGGGATTCGTGACTATCCATCTATGCCAACAGGGGATGAACCTGCAAGGCAAAGCAAGAGGGTACTTCTCTGCACACTGAGAGTGCCTGTTTTCACCTGATTTGCTGGCAAACATTTCACGTGCCGTTCAACTGATTGCATTCATAACGTGCAGAGAGGACTGCCCACCAAACTGCATCTCTGCAGTTCTGGTCAGTGCTTTGCTCTTtaacacacacagctccaccAGCAGGGATCCTGCACACACACCTCACTAGTGACATCTGTAAGGTCCTGAGCAACAGATGAGTCCTTATCTCACCCAAGCACACCACCAAGCATTCTTACAACATGGGAGACAAGAATTGAGGTTCCAGGTTATCAGTAACTCTGTGGTTTCGCTGTACCTGCACCCCAGCAGATACAGTCAGACAGTGCTGCCAATTACTGGCACAATTAGCCTAACTTCACCAGTATCTCCCGGTAAAACACAACGTCTGGAATGTAACAAGATCCCAAGATCAACCGAGAGCTTCAGTCGGTGTGTTTATAACCTACGACGGGAGCCTCGTGCTTTGAGGAAGCGACGGACCCGCTTGGCCCCAGGTCCCAGATGAACAGTTTGCAGCAGTCAGCGCGGCCGGCAGAACCAGCACAGCCGGGTAATGCCTTGTGGCCCGTCTGACGACACAGCGCCGAGCGACCCAGGGAAGAGTCCTGCCCCAAACCAGACAAGTGTCACCCAGCGGAGTCCAGCCGGGAAGGCTCAACGCCTCGCAGCGACACGCCTCTAACgcagcagccctgggagccAAAACAAGGAGCACGACGCGATCCGCGCCGCCAGCCCCAAACAAGCGGACGGACGTTCAGGTTCCGGCTCTCACGTGGAACGGCGACGCGAGAAGCGCTACCGAGAGCCGGGAAACAAGCTAACAGCCTCCGGGAAACAAACTAACAGCCTCCGGAGGATCGCGGAGCCGCAACGCCGGCGGTCACGCGCGCAGCCCCCGCCGGTCCGGCTCCCGAGCAGCCCCGGCACGGCGCCACGCTCACCTTGCTGCACGTCGCCGTTGGCGCCGCCGGGCACGGGCACGCTGAGCTGCCGCTCGGGCTCGGGCAGACAGCGGCGGCAGAAGGAGTGCAGGCAAGGCAGCAGTTTGGGCTCGGCCTCGCGCCGGCTCTGCAGGCTCTGCGCGCACACGGCGCAGGTGTCCAGCAGCGAGAAAGGCCCCGGCGCCGCCGGCGTCAACGGGGGAACCGGGCTGGGACCCGGCCCCGGAACCACCCCGGGCCCCGCCTCGGCCTCGGCCTCCCCGAGCCCACGCTCCGCCGCCGCGCCGGGGCTCTCCCGCTCCTCGAGAGGCGCCGCGGAGGGCGCGGGCGGCGCCGCGGCCGAGGGGGACGCGGCCGTGGGCTCcaggccgccgccgccgcccggcccggcctcggcagccccctccccgccgccgccgcctccttTGTTTTCCGCCATGTTTCCTCCTTTGAACCCAACTCCCCGCTCCGCGCACGCACAACGTCACCACGCGCCGTGCGCGCTCCCCGGCGGGaggggcggggccggggctcGCGCAGGCGTGGCCGCCCGGTGCGAAGCGGGGAGCGGACAGACGAGACGCGACGTCACGTGACGCGCCGCCGGCTAGAGCGCCGCCAGTCGCCACCGGCCGCCGCCGAGAGCGCCCCCACGCGAGTGGAGGCCGCAGCCAGAAATCGCAGCCCGGAGCTGAACCGTCCTTAACGGGCACGAACCACGCGGTGAGAGGAGCGGCCTTTATTGGGCAAAGCGGTTTATTACAGCACGGTAGGGAACGTAAAAACACGGAGCGGCGTTCAGAAGGGAGCGGCGTTCAGAAGTCCTGCTGGATGTTCTCCTTGTTGGCCTCCCCGTGCTGCTGTTTGATTTGGGAAATCTCATTCTCCAGCTGCACAATTGTCCGTTCAATCTCATAGTTCTTACTGACAAGAGACACCCACCTGCAAGGGAACGGTGCAAAGAGCTGTCAGGGCTTATAAAGGGCTTATAACAAAGCACAACACAAGCAGCATCAGCCCCAACACAGctcagctgacagcagcagtaaCCTGAACAACCACAGTTACAAGATGCTTTCAACTGGAAAACAGGGCTAAAAAAACACCAATATTTAGATAAAGAAGAGCCTAAGAAGCACTTCTTGTGTGGAGCATATCGCCTCACCCACCCACAGTGCCCATTACACAGAGCTGAACCACACACCCTCCAAAGCACTTTGTGCAACTAATAGCAGCCATACGATGATCTGCTACgacagcactgaaaaactgctgctgttcccCATAAGGGGGTGGCAGCAAATATCCCAGCTACTCACGTGGATTCCATCTCTCGTAGCTTCGCTCCAGCTGTGAGCTGCATGTTCTTTCGTTGCCAGTTCAGATCCTGAATGCTTttcctgaggggaaaaaataaacatgaaaagagACCTGTGTTgggtttttcctcctttgccaACTGCCCACTAAATAAAATGGTATCAGCAGTGAGCAAAGGAAACGTGACAGCATTTGAAAGGGGACTCCACCACAGTTCATTGTGCTCAAAGCAGAGGTTCAggtaaaaacaaagagaaacaatcCCAGACTTTGCGTGGAATAAGTGTTATAAATACAACAGTCGGGGAAGAGGGGAGGGTGAATCTTCTTTCCTTGGAGCACTACAGCTGTACGCACACAGCTTGTTCAGAGCTGAAGGGGTGGGGAGTTTCTCTATCCCTTCCAACTTCTGGATGAGGCTATGAAAAACCACTCACCGCAACTTCTGAAGCTCTTTCTGGGCTTGTTCTATCATATGAACCAGATGTCTGGGGGCAGAATGGAAGCAAAGCAAGATAAAAACATACAATTACTAAATTAGATCCATTTAACCAGCCTCACATATAACCCTTCTAGAAGAGCCCAGCATGCAACCATCCACTAATGGCAAGCAGCCGGTGCTTCTCACAGCCACACTTCTATGTCTCTTAGCCATTTCAACAGTGGTTGAGGAGGGCCAGGAGAGCATTTCTACCTGCAGCCACCACATCCCCATCTCACAGgctggcactgcagccccagccttACTCATTGTACACCTTCCAGGCGTTacagccgtgctgggacatcAGCTCCAGGTTCTCGATGCGCACCGCCTGGTGCTCCAGCTGCGCCATGGAGTTGTTGACACACTCCTGCCACGCCGTGA
The genomic region above belongs to Excalfactoria chinensis isolate bCotChi1 chromosome 23, bCotChi1.hap2, whole genome shotgun sequence and contains:
- the BCAS2 gene encoding pre-mRNA-splicing factor SPF27; this encodes MGVGACAVVVGIMAGPGLVAGDVVVDALPYFDQGYEAPGVREAAAALVEEETRRYRPTKNYLSYLPAHDCSAFETEIMRNEFERLAARQPLELLSMKRYELPAPSSGQKNDITAWQECVNNSMAQLEHQAVRIENLELMSQHGCNAWKVYNEHLVHMIEQAQKELQKLRKSIQDLNWQRKNMQLTAGAKLREMESTWVSLVSKNYEIERTIVQLENEISQIKQQHGEANKENIQQDF